A portion of the Bombina bombina isolate aBomBom1 chromosome 9, aBomBom1.pri, whole genome shotgun sequence genome contains these proteins:
- the LOC128639734 gene encoding dynein heavy chain-like isoform X2 translates to MRCNLYVLYTCELGHYGYTVHVCMRCNLYVLYTCELGHYGYTVHVCMRCNLYVLYTCELGHYGYTVHVCMRCNLYVLYTCELGHYGYTVHVCMRGNLYVLYTCELGHYGYTVHVCMMCNLYVLYTCELGYYGYTVHVCMRCNLYVLYTCELGHYGYTVHVCMRCNLYVLYTCELGYYGYTVHVCVRCNLYVLYTCELGHYGYTVHVCMRCNLYVLYTCELGHYGYTVHVCMRCNLYALYTCELGHYGYTVHVCMRCNLYVLYTCELGHYGYTVHVCMRCNLYVLYTCELGHYGYTVHVCMRCNLYVLYTCELGHYGYTVHVCMRCNLYVLYTCELGYYGYTVHVCVRCNLYVLYTCELGHYGYTVHVCMRCNLYVLYTCELGHYGYTVHVCMRCNLYALYTCELGHYGYTVHVCMMCNLYVLYTCELGHYGYTVHVCMMCNLYVLYTCELGHYGYTVHVCV, encoded by the exons atgaggtgtaatttatatgtattatatacatgtgagctggggcattatgggtatacagtacatgtgtgtatgaggtgtaatttatatgtattatatacatgtgagctggggcattatgggtatacagtacatgtgtgtatgaggtgtaatttatatgtattatatacatgtgagctggggcattatgggtatacagtacatgtgtgtatgaggtgtaatttatatgtattatatacatgtgagctggggcattatgggtatacagtacatgtgtgtatgaggggtaatttatatgtattatatacatgtgagctggggcattatgggtatacagtacatgtgtgtatgatgtgtaatttatatgtattatatacatgtgagctggggtattatgggtatacagtgcatgtgtgtatgaggtgtaatttatatgtattatatacatgtgagctggggcattatgggtatacagtacatgtgtgtatgaggtgtaatttatatgtattatatacatgtgagctggggtattatgggtatacagtacatgtgtgtgtgaggtgtaatttatatgtattatatacatgtgagctggggcattatgggtatacagtacatgtgtgtatgaggtgtaatttatatgtattatatacatgtgagctggggcattatgggtatacagtacatgtgtgtatgagatgtaatttatatgcattatatacatgtgagctggggcattatgggtatacagtacatgtgtgtatgaggtgtaatttatatgtattatatacatgtgagctggggcattatgggtatacagtacatgtgtgtatgaggtgtaatttatatgtattatatacatgtgagctggggcattatgggtatacagtacatgtgtgtatgaggtgtaatttatatgtattatatacatgtgagctggggcattatgggtatacagtacatgtgtgtatgaggtgtaatttatatgtattatatacatgtgagctggggtattatgggtatacagtacatgtgtgtgtgaggtgtaatttatatgtattatatacatgtgagctggggcattatgggtatacagtacatgtgtgtatgaggtgtaatttatatgtattatatacatgtgagctggggcattatgggtatacagtacatgtgtgtatgagatgtaatttatatgcattatatacatgtgagctggggcattatgggtatacagtacatgtgtgtatgatgtgtaatttatatgtattatatacatgtgagctggggcattatgggtatacagtacatgtgtgtatgat gtgtaatttatatgtattatatacatgtgagctggggcattatgggtatacagtacatgtgtgtgtatga
- the LOC128639734 gene encoding dynein heavy chain-like isoform X1, producing the protein MRCNLYVLYTCELGHYGYTVHVCMRCNLYVLYTCELGHYGYTVHVCMRCNLYVLYTCELGHYGYTVHVCMRCNLYVLYTCELGHYGYTVHVCMRGNLYVLYTCELGHYGYTVHVCMMCNLYVLYTCELGYYGYTVHVCMRCNLYVLYTCELGHYGYTVHVCMRCNLYVLYTCELGYYGYTVHVCVRCNLYVLYTCELGHYGYTVHVCMRCNLYVLYTCELGHYGYTVHVCMRCNLYALYTCELGHYGYTVHVCMRCNLYVLYTCELGHYGYTVHVCMRCNLYVLYTCELGHYGYTVHVCMRCNLYVLYTCELGHYGYTVHVCMRCNLYVLYTCELGYYGYTVHVCVRCNLYVLYTCELGHYGYTVHVCMRCNLYVLYTCELGHYGYTVHVCMRCNLYALYTCELGHYGYTVHVCMMCNLYVLYTCELGHYGYTVHVCMMCNLYALYTCELGYYGYTVHVCMRCNLYALYICELGHYGYTVHVCMRCNLYALYTCELGHYGYTVHVCMRCNLYVLYTCELGHYGYTVHVCMRCNLYALYKCELGYYGYTVHVCV; encoded by the coding sequence atgaggtgtaatttatatgtattatatacatgtgagctggggcattatgggtatacagtacatgtgtgtatgaggtgtaatttatatgtattatatacatgtgagctggggcattatgggtatacagtacatgtgtgtatgaggtgtaatttatatgtattatatacatgtgagctggggcattatgggtatacagtacatgtgtgtatgaggtgtaatttatatgtattatatacatgtgagctggggcattatgggtatacagtacatgtgtgtatgaggggtaatttatatgtattatatacatgtgagctggggcattatgggtatacagtacatgtgtgtatgatgtgtaatttatatgtattatatacatgtgagctggggtattatgggtatacagtgcatgtgtgtatgaggtgtaatttatatgtattatatacatgtgagctggggcattatgggtatacagtacatgtgtgtatgaggtgtaatttatatgtattatatacatgtgagctggggtattatgggtatacagtacatgtgtgtgtgaggtgtaatttatatgtattatatacatgtgagctggggcattatgggtatacagtacatgtgtgtatgaggtgtaatttatatgtattatatacatgtgagctggggcattatgggtatacagtacatgtgtgtatgagatgtaatttatatgcattatatacatgtgagctggggcattatgggtatacagtacatgtgtgtatgaggtgtaatttatatgtattatatacatgtgagctggggcattatgggtatacagtacatgtgtgtatgaggtgtaatttatatgtattatatacatgtgagctggggcattatgggtatacagtacatgtgtgtatgaggtgtaatttatatgtattatatacatgtgagctggggcattatgggtatacagtacatgtgtgtatgaggtgtaatttatatgtattatatacatgtgagctggggtattatgggtatacagtacatgtgtgtgtgaggtgtaatttatatgtattatatacatgtgagctggggcattatgggtatacagtacatgtgtgtatgaggtgtaatttatatgtattatatacatgtgagctggggcattatgggtatacagtacatgtgtgtatgagatgtaatttatatgcattatatacatgtgagctggggcattatgggtatacagtacatgtgtgtatgatgtgtaatttatatgtattatatacatgtgagctggggcattatgggtatacagtacatgtgtgtatgatgtgtaatttatatgcattatatacatgtgagctggggtattatgggtatacagtacatgtgtgtatgaggtgtaatttatatgcattatatatatgtgagctggggcattatgggtatacagtacatgtgtgtatgaggtgtaatttatatgcattatatacatgtgagctggggcattatgggtatacagtacatgtgtgtatgaggtgtaatttatatgtattatatacatgtgagctggggcattatgggtatacagtacatgtgtgtatgagatgtaatttatatgcattatataaatgtgagctggggtattatgggtatacagtacatgtgtgtgtatga